The DNA segment ACTTACTTTTCTTGACCACTGCTCTCAAGGCACTACATGTAGGCGATACTGTGTAAAATCCACTTGGACATGGTCCTAATTCAAACCTATTTTTATacttatgtctttttttctgtctttctctttcatGTCCCCATTGTCTTTGGCCTGGTAAGGaccttttctctcttctttcccATCATGGCACATTTCAACCCGTTTACATCTACTCAAGTTCAAAtcacccccccccaccaccacctgcCCTACAAACGTCTAGATCTGAAAGGTTTTGATAGAAGTGAGCAAAATGGCACTTAACCTAATGTATAGACCAAGGACCAGAGTGTAGAAGCTTATCAAATCATTTAAGACCTGCTTTAATTTGCTGAGGATGATAAGAAATTGAGCATCCGCAAAACTTTTCTGGGCCCTCCCCCAATTTTCTCCCCTATGTCAAATCTCATTGGAGTCTGCCCTCTCCATCTGTGCTTGATGGCAGCTCCCTCTTCTCCCAGAGCCTATAACAGAAGGCAGGTGGACTTCTTGCCACGCTTCTTGGCCTGCAGTGCTGCCCTAGTTGCCATCTCAAAGACTTCCCTCACACCATCTTTGGTTTTGGCAGAACACTCCTGGTAGCCGTAGGCACTGATGCGGTTTGCCATCTCTTTGCCATCTTCATATTTGACTGGTTCCTAGAGACACATGCCAGAGAGAAGGTTTACATTTTGACACTTATACCAACAGATGTGCACATACCAGCGATAAAAGAACCTACCTGTTTCATTTTGGCAAGCTCTCGTCTGGTGTGCTCATCGTTGCGCAGATCTTTTTTATTGCCCACCAGGATGATGGGAACATTTGGACAGAAGTGTTTCACTTCAGGTGTCCACTTTTCTGGAATATTCTCTACGGTGAGTCAAGGGAAATAATGCAGTGTTAATTTCACAGTCACAAGGTGTTTGGTACAGTGGTGTGACTGTTGCCAAGACAATACCTAAACTGTCGGGGCTGTCTACAGAGAAGCACATGAGAATAACATCAGTGTCGGGGTAGGAGAGAGGCCTCAGTCTGTCGTAGTCTTCCTGACCTGCTGTGTCCCAAAGTGCTAGCTCTACCTGAGAAACGAGAGACAGAGAGTTATATGTAAGGACagatgcaagaaaaaaaagatatgtaAAGAGGGCCACCCGAGCATTTAAGTTCATTTAATCTATGTTACATGATTGGCAGATTACATTccatattacattattatcatacttataatagagaaaaaaagacaacccCTATGCTACTGACAATGTCTCACAATGTCCCCTATCACTATCACTTGATATATTTGTTTAAGTAAAGACAACCATGGCAAGTTGATGTTCACTGCATTGCACTTTTTAGCAATGGGAAGCCAAACTTGaactttaattttcaaaaatgattttaaattaaaacaaaattggTAATGGCTTGTAAAGCAAAAATGATTAAGGTGATAAACCAATTAGAAAGATCTACAGCTTAGATACAGAAATATATTCAGCAACTATTTTCTAAATGAAGCAACTGTAGTAATTTTCAAAGCAAAGTTGTTgaagtaaaaacaacaaaaaatactgGTGAATATTTGCTATTTTTTCTAGTCATATATAAGAGTACATTTAATATGTTTGGATTTTTGCCATGGGTAAGACAAAACATGCAATGCGAAGTAGAGCTGCAGTGATTAGGTGATTAATCGTTCATtcaattgacagaaaattaattgtcAACTAAGCTGAtaactgattaatcatttaaatatatttcacaAGCAAAAAAATTCCAAACATTTGATGGTTTCAAATGTGTGAATTTGCTGCCTTTCGGTGTCCTAAATTACAGTAAATTAATtctctttgggttttggactgttggtcaaaaAATGATGATGCAACCTCATGCTGTAAGAAATTATGATgggcatttttcaccattttctgatattttaggAACCAAACGACTATTCCTGTGAAAATACACAGGTAAATCTTTAATGAAAGCAATTATCAACTGCTACTAGTTTAGTTTTACAATTTAAACTAAGACGACAATATTACATACCAGCTGCCACAATATTATACAAAGTTTGACAATGTGATAACTAATAAAAATCAGATTTGAACCGTCTCTATCGTACAGTTTCCTCAAGGACCCTTTGGTCTCCACGGTGCCTTGTTTACAGTTCATCATGTCTCACCTGTTTCCCATCCACTTCAATGTCTGCCACATAGTTCTCAAACACAGTGGGGACGTAGACCTCTGGGAACTGGTCCTTACTAAAGACGATGAGAAGGCAGGTCTTCCCACACGCACCATCCCCAACTATCACCAACTTCTTCCTGATAGCAGCCATCTATGTAAAGGAGTCCAAAACAAGGTTTATACATGGTTATCACAAGTCAATACTCTCCACTGATGATATAGCcaagcacattttttttgtgccaATAGTGTATACTGTAATGACATTCAGAATGAATAAGACTTTCAAACTATCAAACAAGGGTACAATTACTGTGCTTTCTATGCTTCATCAACAGTTCCCCTTGGCTGGCACAAAACGTCAGCAACAGCTCAGACAACGTTAGTAACGCAAGAATACCGGTGTCCTTTTATATCTTAAGAGTTTCACCAAAAAAGTCCAAATGTACGACATAAATCTAAACCAAAAAGACTCGGCTGGCGAACAGGAAGTCTGCCTCGGAGGTAAAGGGTGTAAACATATAACATTTCCGTGCTGTGTTCCCATTCCTGCTGAAAGGCTGTGCAGTGTATTCCGGGCCTGTCaaaccagctaacgttagctagcaagaATGCTAACGGTGTTTCCCCGGGTTTAGATAACTGTCACTCAAAGTATTCTCTCTGAAATTATCACTACGACATTCCCCGCGCTACTGTGATACTTTTGTGGCTGAAACAAGAATCGGCATAAAGTTTAAAAGCTATCTCTGAGTAAGATTACCGCTTGATGTTTCTGTGTCCGCCTTTCTCCTCTTCCTGACCGACAGGAAAACTCCGCCCACTGCTGACGCGCATGCGCAGAAGTACGTCATTCGTCAGGCTGCGGCAACTTTACTTACAAAATAAGAAGCATGTTTTCACTCGTATTATTTAGTGcatattaaaacaataaaaccacatTAATCAtgataatgttaataataatatagtCATTGGCTCTTAATTAAAGGCACAAGTCTAATAATTGGACTTTTTCAATGGTCTTTTATTTACTTCTTTAAATATCAATAATGCAATACATTCAATTGTGTAATTTTGTacacacaaatgtaaaaaatatatatatacatacatatagttatatatacacagtagTTATAAATTAGTTAGAGGGAAAATATAGCCCataaatgtttttaagtttCAAGGTTAACTGTCCATGTGGAGGGAGATCAAGATAAAAAGACAGCAGAGATATAGCATAGGCTACAGGTATTTACATTATATATTACACAagtacacatacagtaaatgaAAGTCCTATTTCACAATTGTGTCTATTTCACCCAAGATTTCTCTTTGCTTATTTGGGTTTGTGTTGCATCCCAAGCATGAATCAGAGTTATCATACATTAAGAGCTCTGCATGGTGCACACATACACCGCTCACTCCTGCCTGAGAAGCAGGGCACAGAGACACTTCAGGCTGCAGTCTGTCTGAGCTGTCTCAGCTCTCTTGCTGAGACTCTTAAAAAGCATCACCATGATTCAGGAGGGGAGATCGCCTCTTCAAGCCCTCCTTAAGGTAAGCATGGCTTcactctcctcatcctcctcccgCTCAGAGTTTATAAGAGGGCACGCTCATTGAGTTTGCGCTGTTCATGGATTCCACAGTTACAGCACTGCTGCTTCCATTTGTTTCTAGGGCCACTGGAGGTAAagttgctctgattggctgcctggCTCAGCCAGTCTCGGGACTATTTCCTGACGGTGGTGGTGCTGTTGCTGCGCTGGTAGAACAGCACATAGGCTTGATTGGTCTGAAGCTGGTTCTCTGAGACTGGAGTCACACTGTAGGTGGGCAGATGAAGAGAAATCATGGGAAACAGCTCCAGGAATACATAGTAGGTGTCTCAGTGCACACCATGGGGTTTTGTGCAGACAGTGCAGCTTGCAGGGCATtgcatattaaaacaaaatgatttggGTGCAGGGCAAGTCTCACCTGGAGTCATTGTAGAAGCACCAGCCATTTTCATCTAAGCAGCAGGCTGTGTAGTGACCCATGTTCACCGTCCCAGCGTGGTTACATATTGCATATAAATCATACAGAACTGGGCCTGTGgggacacacagacatataaTGACTTACTTAGGTTGTGTCAGTTTTCCAGGTTTGCATATTATGGAATAATCGACATGTTGTAAGAAATCATTTTCATCTGTCACATTCAAATATCTGATTAAAAAATAGCACATGAGCTGTGGATGAGCTGGTAATTATAGGCCAATATGTCATTACTTTCCATTACATTGTGTTTTAAGTGATCGATTGTTAAACTGTAACAAACATGGTGGCCTTCAGCTTCTATGTAAAATGAGATAATGCACAGATGGTGACAAGGACAAACTTAAAGAAAGGTCTTGTTGTGTTACCACAGTCGACAGGCCCGTAGCGTCCAAGGTCCAGGTTGGTGAGTGGGAAGGACACATAAACTGTGCTTTTACTGATCGACCATCGTGACGTCGTGAAACGGTTCAAATCTGATCCAGACTGTTAAGCATCATCACAACGTCTCGCACAAAAACATCAGTGAGATTAATATTCTAAGTAAGAGCTGTTGCCAAGGATACGGATCACAATAACCTGGGGAAACCTCTGGATGGAAAGCCGCTTGGTGCACTCTGTATGCCTGTTACACCTCTCAcacatctgaaacacacacaaacacacacacctcaacatTTGCAGACACAACATCTGTTGTAGGCAGTGTGAATAGTTAATGGAAATAGCTGGAATATTGAGGAAAGTGTTACCAGTTTTACTTGTTATTTGCCTTTGTGTCCATTgtttcaaacttgacaacataaacaCTCTAAATGGATACggttgtatttcctgttggactGCTTTGTGGTgtatgtgaatgacatcagctaACAGAAAGCACTGTTAGGGAGTAGTGAACTACATGTAATTAAAGTAGTCgtttaactacattttgcaGTAGTTTGCTTATAGTTCAACTACATTAATATTTGCATAGTGATTCCGATAGTTAAATTACTTTGCCATTTTTGTATATTTAACCACTGAatctacaaacaaacaaatctgggCCATAAAAGGaaagactttttgtttttaactgcaaTTGAACCCTCTTTGTCCACAGTTGCTCGCAAATACTGATTATTGCTATTTATTAATAAACGTGAGAAGTTGTTGAGGCTATTTTAGAAGTTACCTAACTAACTGAATAATCCTGCCTGCTTGGTGCAATACCTCCACCTAGTTTCTAGCTGATGGTCATTGTGTACGAAACGAAAGCTAAACACTTGCATTTTCCATGTATAGAggggtattttatttttaggatGATGTATGACTCATAAACAAGTGGGCACTTTTTGCAATGAACTCAACTACGTGGTATTTTATGCTGGCATGCTACTCTTTTGCATTTTGTTATACTTttctaataataatcatatgtgcaTTGTCAAtttgatgatttatttttacttatttacttatttatttattaacaatGTAGACAATTTTTTCGAAGTATCTTAAGTTAATCAAACCAGACTTCTCCTGAGGGTCGCTTTACAGCACGTCAGCTTCTTCCAGTTTAAAGGTACTGATAGCTTGCAAAGCTATGCATTCAAAATTGCTTCCCCAGCACTGGCAGTAAGTAAACATGGACCCAAGCTGTTGCTAAGCGAGGCAACTCCACTGAAACGGTCAATTAAAATTTTATTGATTCATATATCAACAACTGTAATATAGTTTTTGGCTGTACTCACTTATCCTGATCTCCATCTATCTCAGTGGTACTTTCACTCTTAAGGAAGCACTAAAGAATGGTAGTGAGTGAGTTgttgattaaattaaatgtatgaTCTAGTCATAACACGTGTTTATGTAAATTCTCAgagcttcattcacatcctgtGGTCTCCATAAATATATCGGACAGGTCCAATTTTCTGTAACAGTTtgaaatcaaatacaaaatgaTTTATGTGATTATATGTCTACAAGACTCAATTGAAAAAAGCCCATCTGATTTACAGCGACAAATAaccttttatttattctattttttataGTTGATTTTTGATAGTGAGTTTCAACATTTACGTTTCTCTTAattgctgttatttttgtttgtttgtttttttcacataGTATGATGTTTATGATGTTTTCTATCTGATTTAAACGTTTTGTATCAATGCTGTATGAGCCTTTTAGCCTCCTTCCTGCACATATCGATCACATATTACACATAGCTATGTTACCATGTGTCTTTACTATGACGTTTGAATTGTgggaacaaataaaaaaaaaagttaaattaataAAAGTATAAGAAGTATAGTTTAGAGATAAATAAAGATTCAGTTTGGACTAAACCATTCCCAGCTCACAGTGTCCATctcattgacctttgaccccaaaGTTAGAGACACATTCATTGGTTTGCACTTACTGGTGAGTTCTCCTtgtccagtttctcctcctgaGAGAAGAGGTCCAGGCACTCCCTCAGCGTGACCTCCCCACCAGAGCTCCTCTTAGGGATGGGCAGCGACAGATCACAGAACACATCGAACGT comes from the Epinephelus lanceolatus isolate andai-2023 chromosome 8, ASM4190304v1, whole genome shotgun sequence genome and includes:
- the LOC117258243 gene encoding rho-related GTP-binding protein RhoA-C-like, whose translation is MAAIRKKLVIVGDGACGKTCLLIVFSKDQFPEVYVPTVFENYVADIEVDGKQVELALWDTAGQEDYDRLRPLSYPDTDVILMCFSVDSPDSLENIPEKWTPEVKHFCPNVPIILVGNKKDLRNDEHTRRELAKMKQEPVKYEDGKEMANRISAYGYQECSAKTKDGVREVFEMATRAALQAKKRGKKSTCLLL